One bacterium genomic window, AAACAAAGTCGTTACGGAAGGCATCTTCTTTCTTGAATCAAGATGCGCCAAGGAAGGCATAGAACTTGTCCGCAATCTTGATGCGCGCCTGCCTGTAATAATTGCCGACCCCGCTCAACTGCACCAGGCGCTTGTAAATCTTATAGTCAACGCAATTCAGGCAATGCCTGGAGGCGGAACGCTTACAATATCAACTCATGCCGATGGGAACATTCTTTCTCTCTCCGTAGAGGACACCGGGATAGGCATGAGCAAGGAGATAATGAAGCAGATATTCCTGCCTTTCTTTACTACTAAAGACGTTGGGCAGGGAACCGGCCTTGGTCTCGCGGTCGTTCACGGAATCGTGACCTCTCACGGAGGTTTCGTAAGTGTTGAAAGCGAAGCCGGAAAGGGATCGAGATTTACAATATCATTACCGTTATCTGAGCAAAGAGAACTACAAGGATGCACTGAAAAAAAGGAGAATGACAAAGATGTCGACAACTGAAGACAAGAAAATACTGGTAGTAGATGACGCCAGAGACACGATAGAAGTTCTGCAGAGAAATCTCTCATCCAAGGGTTATCTGGTCTTCACAGCTCAAAGCGTTTCCGAAGCGCTTGCGATACTCGAAGATACCGAAGTGGACCTCGTAGTAACCGACCTTAAGATGCCTGGTGTAAGCGGTCTTGACCTTGTCAGACACGTGAGGGAAAATCTCAAAAACACTGAAGTAATGATGATTACAGGATATGCCACAGTAGAAGGTGCAGTTGAAGCCGTTAAAATAGGTGCGGATGAATATCTCGCAAAACCTTTCACCGACGAAGAGCTTTTCAGTGCTATAGAGCGATCTCTTGAAAAATTGAAGATCCGGCGTGCCGCGCAAACCACAAATGTCAAGCCCCAAAGGCACGGAATCATAGGAGAATCCCAAGGGATGCTTAAGGTTTTTGACGCAATACAAAAATGCGCAGAAACAAGAGCGACGGTCTTGATAACCGGAGAAAGCGGTACCGGAAAGGAACTCGTAGCCAGAGCGATACACTACACGAGCGACAGGGCTTCTGCTCCTTTCGTGCCCGTTAACTGCGGAGCAATACCGCAGGAGCTTCTGGAATCGGAACTCTTCGGCTACTTGAAAGGCGCTTTCAGCGGGGCATCATCAACAAGGGCGGGTTTCTTTCAGACCGCTGACGGCGGTACTATTCTCTTAGATGAAATATCAGAAACAAGTCTCGGCATGCAGGTCAAGCTTTTAAGGGTGCTGCAGGATAAGGAAGTATTCATGGTGGGCTCGCGGAGACCGCAAAGGGTCGACGTCAGAATAATTGCCGCGACTAACAAGGAACTCACGGAACTGGTTAAGAAACAACTCTTCCGGGATGATTTGTTCTACCGGTTGAACGTTATAACCATCGACATTCCTCCCTTGAGGAAAAGGGAGGATGATATTCTTCTTTTGATAAATCATTTCGTAACTAAATTCGCGGTTGCATCCGAAAAACAAGTTCCGCACTTTTCAGACGATGCCTTGAAGGTGTTGAAAAACTATCACTGGCCAGGGAATGTAAGAGAACTTGAAAACGTCGTCCAGCGGCTGATTGTAATGACCGAAGGCGATGTTATTGAGGTTTCGGACTTGCCGTCGCTCATGCGTTTTTCGGCGTTAAGGGACTATGGCCTGAACCGAACGCTCGCAGAGGTCGAGGCTGAATACATAAAGAATGTTCTTACAAGTGTCGGCGGCAATAAAACAAAAGCCTCAGAAATACTCGGAATAGACCGCAAAACCCTCAGGGAAAAGCTAAAAAAGATAGAAGAGTAGAATCCAAAAGAAGAATAATCGGGTAATTTCTCCTCACTGGTACAATAATCCTCTATTGTCACACCCCTGTATAATTTGTCCTTTCGACAGGTTATAACGCAAAACCCCTTTTTTAGATGCGTATGTCTAATATTAATTAAACTTAAGATTATAGCGGCGTTTGCAGATAACTCATCGATTACCTGGCATGATCATTGCTTGTGTTAAGAGTGATTCCAGTAAATAACCGGAATCATAAAAATAAAAATGGAGATAATGATGTCAAACGTAATTACCGAAACAAAGAAAGCAACAAAAGCTGCAGTAAGAGTCGAATATCGCGGCTTGTGTGCTACGTGCACGCTCTCAGAATCCTGCACCTTCCCCAGGAATGTTGAAAAACCAGTCATGCATTGCGATGAATTTATAGGATATGAGATGCCGAAGACTACAGTCGCACCCAGAACGGTTGCTTCGAATGATGAAGAAAGAATCGAAATCAAGGGGCTGTGCAAAAACTGCGAAAATTATGCGACATGCACTTTTCCTAAGCCGGCAAGCGGGGTGTGGCGTTGCGAGGAGTACGAATAAGGAATAGAGGACAAAATGCCAACTCTCACTGCAAACGCTACTGATAAGAAACCAACAGAGCTGAAAAGAAGCGTCTACGATAACGTAACCAGGCAATTCGACAAAGCTGCGGATCTCATGGGTCTTGACCCCAAGATCCGCAGCATCCT contains:
- a CDS encoding PAS domain-containing sensor histidine kinase is translated as NKVVTEGIFFLESRCAKEGIELVRNLDARLPVIIADPAQLHQALVNLIVNAIQAMPGGGTLTISTHADGNILSLSVEDTGIGMSKEIMKQIFLPFFTTKDVGQGTGLGLAVVHGIVTSHGGFVSVESEAGKGSRFTISLPLSEQRELQGCTEKKENDKDVDN
- a CDS encoding sigma-54-dependent Fis family transcriptional regulator; its protein translation is MTKMSTTEDKKILVVDDARDTIEVLQRNLSSKGYLVFTAQSVSEALAILEDTEVDLVVTDLKMPGVSGLDLVRHVRENLKNTEVMMITGYATVEGAVEAVKIGADEYLAKPFTDEELFSAIERSLEKLKIRRAAQTTNVKPQRHGIIGESQGMLKVFDAIQKCAETRATVLITGESGTGKELVARAIHYTSDRASAPFVPVNCGAIPQELLESELFGYLKGAFSGASSTRAGFFQTADGGTILLDEISETSLGMQVKLLRVLQDKEVFMVGSRRPQRVDVRIIAATNKELTELVKKQLFRDDLFYRLNVITIDIPPLRKREDDILLLINHFVTKFAVASEKQVPHFSDDALKVLKNYHWPGNVRELENVVQRLIVMTEGDVIEVSDLPSLMRFSALRDYGLNRTLAEVEAEYIKNVLTSVGGNKTKASEILGIDRKTLREKLKKIEE